A stretch of the Deltaproteobacteria bacterium genome encodes the following:
- a CDS encoding amidohydrolase family protein encodes MDYELILKDGSVLDGTGANAVPASVAVAGGRIAAIGDLGGASARATIDCAGKVIAPGFIDMHSHSDWVVPLANHGEVLAPLLEQGVTTIVGGNCGFSPAPILAGNRTLVPLLGRMLHDDDLDYAWTSVGDFLALLERQGLALNVAELVGHGTLRAAVKQFDGSPATAAEVAVMADLARAALDEGAIGLSTGLGYAPGVFADQDELLGVTAPLRERRGVYTSHGRSYIALGNFDDSAQVPSNLRSVDETAAVFRAHGVPVQHSHLIFVGDTTWPTTDPVLEHLNRLVDQGVDIAWDAFPYVGGNTTLVVFMPPWTLNNLEQSVTNPEQRQRVAGTLNWVLPHLGMRWEDTQILWVPKPELARYQGMTIADIARERGTDATETYLDLVGELGSQTRILNWNYSGRGEEETSLRKVLQHARTCFETDTILTGNGFDNPASYGTFPRILGRYVRELRLLSLPEAVRRMTGLSADRMGLRDRGRIARGLAADLVVFDPETVGDNTTRSAPDRRPSGITAVVLNGAVVVRDGVFDRDSRAGQVLRRG; translated from the coding sequence ATGGACTATGAGCTGATCCTCAAGGACGGAAGCGTGCTCGACGGCACCGGCGCGAACGCAGTCCCCGCGTCGGTAGCGGTGGCGGGCGGGCGTATAGCCGCGATCGGCGATCTCGGCGGCGCGAGTGCGCGCGCGACGATTGACTGCGCCGGCAAGGTTATCGCCCCGGGCTTCATCGACATGCACTCGCACAGCGACTGGGTGGTACCGCTGGCCAATCACGGCGAGGTGCTGGCGCCGCTGCTGGAACAAGGTGTGACGACAATAGTCGGCGGCAACTGCGGCTTCTCCCCGGCCCCTATTCTAGCGGGCAATCGCACGCTCGTGCCGCTGCTCGGCCGGATGCTGCACGACGACGACCTTGATTATGCCTGGACCAGTGTCGGCGATTTTCTAGCGCTGCTCGAACGGCAGGGCCTGGCGCTCAATGTCGCCGAACTTGTCGGCCACGGCACCCTGCGCGCGGCGGTCAAGCAGTTCGACGGCTCGCCGGCCACCGCCGCCGAGGTGGCGGTAATGGCCGATCTCGCGCGCGCGGCGCTCGACGAGGGCGCCATCGGCCTGTCGACCGGGCTCGGTTACGCCCCGGGGGTGTTCGCCGATCAAGACGAGTTGCTCGGCGTCACCGCGCCCTTGCGCGAGCGCCGCGGGGTCTACACCTCGCACGGCCGCAGCTACATCGCTCTCGGCAACTTCGATGATTCCGCGCAAGTACCATCGAATCTGCGCTCGGTGGATGAGACCGCGGCGGTGTTTCGCGCCCACGGTGTACCGGTGCAGCATTCGCATCTCATCTTCGTCGGCGACACCACTTGGCCGACCACCGACCCGGTGCTCGAACACCTGAACCGCCTGGTTGATCAAGGCGTGGACATCGCCTGGGATGCTTTCCCGTATGTCGGCGGCAACACCACGCTGGTGGTCTTCATGCCGCCGTGGACGCTCAACAACCTCGAACAATCGGTAACCAACCCGGAGCAGCGCCAGCGGGTCGCCGGCACCCTCAACTGGGTGCTGCCCCATCTTGGTATGCGCTGGGAAGACACCCAGATTCTGTGGGTGCCGAAACCGGAGCTGGCGCGCTACCAAGGCATGACGATCGCCGACATCGCCCGCGAGCGCGGCACCGACGCCACCGAAACCTATCTCGACCTCGTCGGCGAGCTGGGCAGCCAGACGCGCATCTTGAACTGGAACTACAGCGGGCGCGGCGAGGAGGAAACCAGCCTGCGCAAAGTGTTGCAGCACGCCCGCACCTGCTTCGAGACCGACACCATCCTCACCGGCAACGGCTTCGACAACCCGGCCTCGTATGGGACCTTCCCGCGCATCCTCGGCCGTTACGTGCGCGAACTGCGGCTGCTGTCGCTGCCGGAGGCGGTGCGCCGTATGACCGGTTTGTCGGCTGACCGCATGGGCCTGCGCGACCGCGGCCGTATCGCTAGGGGCTTGGCCGCGGACCTGGTCGTCTTTGATCCGGAAACCGTTGGCGACAACACCACCCGCAGCGCGCCGGATCGCCGGCCCTCAGGAATCACGGCGGTGGTGCTCAACGGCGCGGTGGTGGTTCGCGACGGCGTATTTGATCGGGACTCGCGGGCCGGGCAGGTATTGCGCCGCGGCTGA
- a CDS encoding TraR/DksA family transcriptional regulator, which translates to MRKALLKSARERLLEMRRQVLREIDNDLKEGREGTKNDGMDTYDLASEERDREISFILSDREREKLQAIQEALERIEGSSYGICDSCESEIAPARLEAMPFTRLCVSCQSDREKELKQSRRFEDERAYRKLGATDVDEDNT; encoded by the coding sequence ATGCGCAAAGCACTATTGAAAAGTGCGCGCGAACGACTGCTGGAGATGCGGCGGCAGGTGTTGCGCGAGATCGACAACGACCTCAAAGAAGGTCGTGAAGGCACCAAGAACGACGGCATGGACACCTACGACCTGGCTAGCGAGGAACGCGATCGTGAGATCAGCTTCATTCTGAGTGATCGCGAGCGCGAGAAGCTGCAGGCAATCCAAGAGGCGCTGGAACGAATCGAAGGCTCCAGCTACGGCATCTGCGACAGCTGCGAGAGCGAGATTGCCCCGGCCCGCCTCGAAGCTATGCCCTTTACCCGCTTGTGTGTCAGCTGTCAGTCCGACCGCGAGAAAGAACTCAAACAGTCCCGCCGCTTTGAGGACGAACGCGCGTATCGCAAACTGGGCGCTACCGACGTCGACGAAGACAACACGTAG
- a CDS encoding Zn-ribbon domain-containing OB-fold protein, which yields MAEYGKPVPAITPEMRPFFAAAKRHQLVVQRCCGCGTHRFPARELCSNCWSREAEWVAVSGTGEIFSFNVMHQVYHPGFAAEVPYAVVAVKLKEGAKMTSSLVGVKPHDIRIGMPVRVVFEDLTDEVTLPKFAPA from the coding sequence ATGGCAGAGTACGGCAAACCGGTTCCGGCAATCACCCCGGAGATGCGGCCGTTCTTTGCCGCCGCCAAGCGCCACCAGTTGGTGGTGCAGCGCTGTTGCGGCTGCGGTACCCATCGCTTTCCGGCACGTGAGCTGTGCTCTAACTGCTGGTCGCGCGAGGCCGAGTGGGTGGCGGTGTCCGGCACCGGCGAGATCTTCAGCTTCAACGTCATGCACCAGGTCTACCACCCCGGGTTCGCCGCCGAGGTGCCCTACGCCGTGGTGGCGGTGAAGCTGAAGGAAGGCGCCAAGATGACCTCGAGTCTCGTAGGTGTGAAACCGCACGACATCCGCATCGGCATGCCGGTGCGGGTGGTGTTTGAAGACCTCACCGACGAGGTCACGCTGCCGAAGTTCGCGCCAGCATAA
- a CDS encoding TIGR04053 family radical SAM/SPASM domain-containing protein encodes MHPRAVDFAVAPFLVIWETTQACDLACRHCRASAQPARHAGELTTEEGERLLAETAEMGTPVFILSGGDPLKRPDLYRLIRRGKQLGLRMGTIPAATEALTEDIVRQLKETDLDQMAVSLDFPSAEQHDAFRGVPGAFARTMAAIEWAHRHQLPLQINSTLCGHSAPFLAEMAALVERLGIVFWEVFFLVPVGRGEALGGLTPEQCEELFEILYRVQKQSHFVVKITEAPHYRRYVAQREAAQPGQAPGAALPQLLQRSEGPGHTVGLAPRGVNAGNGFAFVSHTGDVFPSGFLPVCAGNVRAQPLAAIYRDSPLFRTLRAPDLLLGRCGRCEYRTICGGSRSRAYALTGNYLATDPWCAYEPAAAQPSPS; translated from the coding sequence ATGCACCCGCGCGCAGTCGATTTCGCCGTCGCCCCGTTCCTGGTGATTTGGGAAACCACGCAGGCGTGTGACCTAGCCTGCCGCCACTGCCGCGCCTCGGCGCAGCCGGCCCGGCACGCCGGCGAGTTGACGACCGAAGAAGGCGAACGATTGCTGGCCGAGACTGCCGAAATGGGAACGCCGGTGTTCATCCTCAGCGGGGGCGATCCGCTCAAGCGGCCGGATCTCTACCGGCTGATCCGGCGCGGCAAGCAGCTCGGCCTGCGCATGGGGACGATCCCGGCGGCCACCGAGGCGCTGACCGAAGACATCGTCCGCCAACTGAAGGAGACCGACCTGGATCAGATGGCGGTGAGTCTCGACTTCCCGAGCGCGGAGCAGCACGATGCCTTTCGCGGTGTTCCCGGAGCATTCGCCCGAACCATGGCGGCCATCGAGTGGGCGCACCGCCACCAGTTGCCGCTGCAGATCAACAGCACGTTGTGCGGCCATTCGGCGCCGTTCCTCGCCGAGATGGCCGCTTTGGTGGAGCGGCTCGGGATCGTGTTCTGGGAGGTATTCTTCCTGGTGCCGGTCGGGCGCGGCGAGGCCCTCGGCGGCTTGACGCCGGAGCAGTGCGAGGAGTTGTTCGAGATTCTCTACCGGGTCCAGAAGCAATCACATTTTGTGGTGAAGATCACCGAAGCGCCGCACTACCGGCGCTACGTCGCGCAACGCGAGGCGGCCCAGCCGGGGCAGGCACCCGGGGCGGCGTTACCGCAGCTGCTACAGCGCTCGGAAGGACCCGGGCACACGGTGGGGTTGGCGCCGCGGGGGGTAAACGCCGGCAATGGCTTCGCCTTCGTGTCGCACACCGGTGACGTGTTTCCGAGCGGGTTCTTGCCGGTGTGCGCCGGCAACGTACGGGCGCAACCGCTGGCGGCGATCTATCGCGACTCCCCGTTGTTTCGCACGCTGCGTGCTCCCGACCTGCTACTCGGCCGTTGCGGGCGCTGTGAATATCGCACCATTTGCGGCGGCTCGCGTTCGCGCGCTTATGCCCTGACCGGCAACTACCTGGCCACCGACCCGTGGTGCGCCTACGAGCCCGCCGCCGCGCAGCCGTCTCCTTCCTGA
- a CDS encoding thiolase family protein — MNLRSQTAIAGLGITKQGKVYDYNHVGFAVEAVRLALADAGLRREDLDGLLLNPGLSWGEAAMGSFQLQQAMGLRDLRLSSVMNAGGASAAAMIQHAAQAIAAGVCTTVACVFSDAPLKPPATKAEKKDGGGSAGAYGFARGLDAAYGQFGVNALYALVAQRHMHLYGTTNDHLGAIAVAQRQWANKNPQAQFYDTPMTIEDYRRSRWVVEPFHLFDCCLVSNGGLAVIVTAAERARDLKKPPVYIRGMGQGHPGGDPGETLASGAVLAKATAFTMAGIALSDIDVVELYDCYTFTVLVCLEDYGFCKKGEGGPFVADGKIAPGGSLPVNTGGGQLSSFYMWGMTPVSEAVIQLRGDGGARQVPGAGVALVSGNGGILSTHSTLVLAGAP; from the coding sequence CGCTCGCAGATGCCGGCCTGCGGCGGGAGGACCTCGATGGCCTGCTGCTCAATCCCGGCCTGAGCTGGGGCGAGGCGGCAATGGGATCGTTTCAGCTGCAGCAGGCGATGGGTTTGCGCGACCTGCGGCTATCGTCGGTCATGAACGCCGGCGGTGCCTCCGCCGCTGCCATGATCCAGCACGCGGCGCAGGCGATCGCGGCCGGGGTTTGCACCACCGTGGCCTGCGTCTTCTCCGACGCGCCCCTCAAACCGCCGGCAACCAAGGCGGAGAAGAAGGACGGCGGCGGCTCGGCGGGCGCCTACGGCTTTGCCCGCGGGCTCGACGCCGCCTATGGCCAATTCGGCGTCAACGCGCTGTACGCGTTGGTGGCGCAGCGCCATATGCACCTCTACGGCACCACCAACGATCACCTCGGCGCTATCGCCGTGGCGCAACGGCAGTGGGCCAACAAGAATCCGCAGGCGCAGTTCTACGACACCCCGATGACCATCGAGGACTACCGCCGCTCGCGCTGGGTGGTGGAACCGTTTCATTTGTTCGACTGCTGCCTGGTATCCAACGGGGGCTTGGCCGTGATCGTGACCGCGGCCGAGCGTGCTCGTGATCTGAAGAAACCGCCAGTGTACATCCGCGGTATGGGCCAAGGACACCCCGGCGGTGATCCGGGTGAAACCCTCGCCTCCGGGGCGGTGCTGGCGAAGGCGACCGCCTTCACCATGGCCGGCATCGCGCTGTCCGATATCGACGTCGTCGAGCTCTACGACTGTTACACCTTCACCGTGCTGGTGTGCCTGGAGGATTACGGCTTTTGTAAGAAGGGCGAAGGCGGCCCGTTCGTAGCCGACGGTAAGATCGCCCCCGGGGGCTCACTGCCGGTGAACACCGGCGGCGGGCAGCTTTCGTCGTTCTACATGTGGGGCATGACGCCGGTCTCCGAGGCCGTGATTCAACTCCGCGGCGACGGCGGAGCGCGGCAGGTGCCGGGAGCCGGTGTCGCGCTCGTGAGCGGGAACGGCGGCATTCTGTCGACCCACTCGACGCTAGTGCTAGCAGGCGCGCCTTGA
- a CDS encoding YqgE/AlgH family protein: protein MTDTAPQAAGLAPTLLLSMPQLIDPNFKRTVVLLCEHNREGAFGLVLNRPTGALAGEVVQLDPPVHQRNDQQIWVGGPVEPQRGWILLAQAPANTDAVRVTDGVYLSASPALLRQLLENPTPQRTRFLVGYAGWGPGQLDNELLQSAWLTADVDLDIVFDTAAEAMWEAAIRRLGVDPIALQMSPGVH, encoded by the coding sequence ATGACCGACACCGCTCCGCAGGCCGCCGGGCTGGCACCGACGCTCTTGCTGTCGATGCCGCAGCTGATCGATCCCAACTTCAAGCGCACGGTGGTGCTGCTGTGCGAGCACAACCGCGAGGGGGCGTTCGGCCTGGTGCTCAACCGGCCCACCGGAGCACTGGCGGGCGAGGTGGTGCAGCTCGATCCGCCGGTGCACCAGCGCAATGACCAGCAGATCTGGGTGGGCGGACCGGTCGAGCCCCAGCGTGGCTGGATCCTGCTGGCACAGGCGCCCGCCAACACCGATGCCGTGCGGGTGACGGACGGGGTCTACTTGTCGGCCTCGCCGGCTCTCCTGCGCCAGCTGCTGGAAAACCCCACGCCGCAACGCACGCGATTCCTGGTCGGCTATGCCGGCTGGGGTCCGGGCCAGCTCGACAACGAACTGCTGCAATCCGCCTGGCTGACCGCCGACGTCGATCTCGACATCGTTTTCGACACTGCGGCCGAAGCGATGTGGGAAGCCGCGATCCGCCGCCTCGGGGTGGACCCGATCGCGTTGCAGATGAGCCCGGGCGTACACTGA
- the rimO gene encoding 30S ribosomal protein S12 methylthiotransferase RimO — protein sequence MTRRVYLQSLGCPKNQVDSEHMLGLAAQAGAEIVLDPAEADVLVVNTCGFIGEAKKESIEAILELAGLKQGSPGKRLIVTGCLVQRYGAELQQSLPEVDGFLGTGDFTRLPELLDGGPVDLSAYRHAAHLLPAAEVPRARSGHFFSAYLKISEGCDHRCSFCIIPQIRGRHESRPFDAVIAEAEALANDGVVELNLIAQDLTAYGRDRGDDSSLSSLLRRLARIDGIQWVRLLYTYPRYVNDELLDTIAGEPKVCRYIDLPLQHISDRVLAAMRRERSGSALRQLVGHMRARVPGVTLRTAFIVGFPGESDDDFAELLAFVRESRFDHVGVFRYSREEGTAAADMAEQVPARLKQRRYHRLMTLQAGVAAELNRARVGGIEPVLVCGQDGNGRWYGRTRGQAPDIDGVLYLSQPESPGAIVPALIRDSTTYDLEGEVIPG from the coding sequence ATGACTCGGCGGGTGTACCTACAGAGCCTGGGCTGCCCCAAGAACCAGGTGGACAGCGAGCACATGCTCGGTTTGGCAGCGCAGGCCGGGGCCGAGATCGTCCTCGATCCGGCTGAGGCTGACGTGCTGGTGGTGAACACCTGCGGCTTCATTGGTGAGGCCAAAAAGGAATCCATCGAGGCCATTCTCGAACTGGCCGGGCTCAAGCAGGGCAGCCCGGGCAAGCGCTTGATCGTCACCGGCTGCTTGGTGCAGCGCTACGGCGCGGAACTGCAACAGTCGCTGCCCGAGGTCGATGGCTTCTTGGGCACGGGCGACTTCACCCGCTTGCCGGAACTACTCGACGGCGGCCCCGTTGACCTCAGCGCCTACCGGCATGCGGCCCATTTGCTGCCAGCTGCGGAGGTGCCGCGGGCGCGTTCGGGCCATTTTTTCAGCGCCTACCTCAAGATTTCAGAGGGCTGTGATCATCGTTGCAGCTTTTGCATCATTCCGCAGATTCGCGGCCGTCACGAGAGCAGGCCGTTCGATGCGGTAATCGCTGAAGCCGAGGCGTTGGCCAACGACGGCGTGGTCGAGTTGAACTTGATCGCGCAAGACCTGACGGCGTACGGCAGGGATCGGGGCGACGACTCGTCACTGAGCAGCTTGCTGCGCCGTCTGGCACGGATCGACGGTATCCAGTGGGTGCGCTTGCTGTACACCTACCCGCGCTACGTTAACGATGAGCTGCTCGACACCATCGCCGGCGAACCGAAGGTGTGTCGCTACATTGACCTGCCCTTGCAGCACATCAGTGACCGCGTGCTCGCCGCGATGCGCCGCGAACGCAGTGGGAGCGCGCTCAGGCAGCTGGTGGGTCACATGCGTGCACGGGTGCCGGGCGTAACGTTGAGGACCGCGTTCATCGTCGGCTTCCCGGGCGAGAGCGATGATGATTTCGCCGAGTTGCTGGCATTCGTGCGGGAGAGCCGTTTCGATCACGTGGGCGTGTTCCGCTACTCCCGCGAAGAGGGAACCGCGGCGGCCGACATGGCGGAGCAAGTCCCTGCCCGACTCAAGCAGCGGCGCTACCACCGCCTGATGACACTGCAGGCCGGCGTGGCGGCGGAACTGAATCGAGCCCGGGTCGGCGGCATCGAACCGGTATTGGTCTGCGGCCAGGACGGAAACGGACGCTGGTACGGCCGCACCCGTGGCCAAGCACCTGACATCGACGGCGTGCTGTATCTGAGCCAGCCCGAGTCGCCCGGGGCGATTGTGCCCGCCCTGATCCGCGACTCCACGACTTATGATCTCGAGGGAGAGGTGATACCCGGTTGA